One Cervus canadensis isolate Bull #8, Minnesota chromosome 1, ASM1932006v1, whole genome shotgun sequence genomic window carries:
- the USP36 gene encoding ubiquitin carboxyl-terminal hydrolase 36, producing MPIVDKLKEALKPGRRDSADDGELGKLLASSAKKVLLQKLEFEPASKSFSYQLESLKSKYVLLNPRTEGAGCHRSGDEPPARRQGSEHAYESCSDGVPAPQKVLFPVERLSLRWGRVYRVGAGLHNLGNTCFLNSTVQCLTYTPPLANYLLSKEHTRGCHQGSFCMLCVMQNHIIQAFANSGNAIKPVSFIRDLRKIARHFRFGNQEDAHEFLRYTIDAMQKACLSGCAKLDRQTQATTLVHQIFGGYLRSRVKCSICKSVSDTYDPYLDVALEIRQAANIVRALELFVKPDVLSGENAYMCAKCKKKVPASKRFTIHRTSNVLTLSLKRFANFSGGKITKDVGYPEFLNIRPYMSQRSGEPVMYGLYAVLVHSGFSCHAGHYYCYVKASNGQWYQMNDSLVHASNIKVVLNQQAYVLFYLRIPGSKKSPEGSISRTASSLASSPGMVPDHVRKNVSNGTAASPMTGKRPDSAMMKKPQTPEELGVPIARNGSVSGLKSPNGYALPKPPLGSPSPKLFKTPTHAPAILDEPGKKVKKPASLQHFSPPPSTSAPGGSRSEDRRPGSWDGRAAVSTSPRAPAAGTPSGLGLQAGDEGPTPKGGCSSPEHPTSRPPQAPRSGATPLGDSQGTHSATAGPAKVLPARQDPEPEKAKCPVPSGTSPELANAMSPPPAKKLALSAKKASTLRRATGNDLRPPALSPSSDLTYPRKPTHPVAATTRPVSAMRAVSPAPRPSSHLKPPFDPRPPSLSSSPQPLGTSDPQSCSPASAPLPQVNGAFRAPPYQLPEASKPPQSLGKKRKKTHVEGGCVSETCMAVVALPGKRRKRKRKHTGDVDATPPQDERTPGPPWSPERRKEGRVEPLVDRTEKEGRHQPGSSQRLENGWPVGCMTNGPYMSSRKRRRKGLESCDGGDCLPGDPFWHGSSAPSDVVQPETVATSLRRKKKKKKKQEPQQEVEEKEPEGQRGPAVPGSTPLPAVNGQAPGGPTGLGPAPLASWDRERESDVVQELLKYSSDKAYGRRVLTWDGEVSAVSQDAIQDSTLARTATVIDDWDKEFDRGKEKKVKKFKREKKRNFNAFQKLQSRRNFWSVTHPAKASSLSYRR from the exons ATGCCCATCGTGGACAAGCTGAAGGAAGCCCTCAAGCCTGGCCGCAGGGACTCGGCTGACGATGGGGAACTGGGGAAGCTTCTGGCCTCCTCTGCCAAGAAGGTCCTTCTGCAGAAGCTGGAGTTCGAGCCGGCCAGCAAGAGTTTCTCCTACCAACTGGAGTCACTGAAGAGCAAATACGTGCTGCTGAACCCCAGGACGGAGGGAGCTGGGTGCCACCGGAGCGGAGATGAACCGCCGGCCCGGAGACAGG GCAGCGAGCATGCCTACGAGAGCTGCAGCGACGGGGTCCCCGCGCCCCAGAAGGTGCTCTTCCCGGTGGAGCGGCTGTCGCTGCGCTGGGGGCGCGTGTACCGCGTGGGCGCGGGCCTGCACAACCTCGGCAACACCTGCTTCCTGAACTCCACCGTGCAGTGCTTGACCTACACGCCACCCTTGGCCAACTACCTGCTCTCCAAGGAGCACACGCGGGGCT GTCACCAGGGCAGCTTCTGCATGCTGTGTGTCATGCAGAACCACATCATCCAGGCCTTTGCCAACAGCGGCAACGCCATCAAGCCCGTGTCCTTCATCCGGGACCTGCGAA AGATCGCCCGGCACTTCCGTTTTGGGAACCAGGAGGACGCACACGAGTTTCTGCGGTACACCATCGACGCCATGCAGAAGGCCTGCCTGAGCGGCTGTGCCAA GTTGGATCGTCAAACTCAGGCTACAACCCTGGTCCATCAGATTTTTGGAGGCTACCTCCGATCTCGGG TGAAGTGCTCCATATGCAAGAGCGTCTCAGACACCTACGACCCCTACTTGGATGTGGCGCTGGAAATCCGG CAAGCTGCAAACATCGTGCGTGCTCTGGAACTTTTTGTGAAACCAGATGTCCTGAGCGGAGAGAATGCCTATATGTGTGCAAA ATGCAAAAAGAAGGTTCCAGCCAGCAAGCGGTTCACCATCCACCGGACGTCCAATGTCCTGACACTCTCGCTCAAGCGCTTTGCCAACTTCAGTGGGGGGAAGATCACCAAG GACGTGGGCTACCCAGAGTTCCTGAACATCCGCCCGTACATGTCCCAGCGCAGTGGCGAGCCTGTCATGTACGGGCTGTATGCGGTCCTCGTCCACTCGGGCTTCAGCTGCCACGCCGGCCACTATTACTGCTACGTGAAG GCAAGCAACGGACAGTGGTACCAGATGAATGACTCCTTGGTTCACGCCAGTAACATCAAGGTGGTTCTGAACCAGCAGGCCTACGTCCTCTTCTACCTGCG GATTCCAGGCTCTAAGAAGAGTCCCGAGGGCTCCATCTCCAGGACGGCCTCCTCCCTTGCCAGCAGCCCCGGCATGGTTCCGGACCATGTCCGGAAGAATGTCAGCAATGGGACCGCAGCCTCCCCAATGACCGGAAAG AGACCAGACTCTGCGATGATGAAGAAGCCACAGACCCCCGAAGAACTTGGGGTGCCCATTGCCAGGAATGGCTCGGTGTCGGGTCTGAAGTCTCCTAATGGATATGCTCTTCCCAAGCCCCCGCTGGGGTCCCCTTCCCCCAAACTTTTCAAAACACCCACCCACGCGCCAGCCATTCTGGATGAGCCTGGAAAGAAAGTCAAGAAACCGGCCTCCCTGCAGCACTTCTCCCCTCCGCCCAGCACGAGCGCGCCGGGCGGCAGCAGGAGCGAGGATCGCAGGCCAGGCTCCTGGGACGGCCGGGCCGCTGTCTCTACCTCACCCCGGGCCCCAGCTGCAGGGACCCCCAGTGGGCTTGGGCTCCAGGCGGGTGACGAGGGCCCCACCCCTAAGGGGGGGTGCTCCAGCCCTGAACACCCCACCAGCAGGCCCCCCCAGGCCCCCCGGAGCGGAGCCACCCCCCTCGGAGATTCTCAGGGAACCCACTCCGCCACTGCCGGCCCTGCCAAGGTGCTGCCGGCCCGACAGGACCCCGAGCCGGAGAAGGCCAAGTGCCCCGTCCCGAGCGGCACCAGCCCCGAGCTGGCCAACGCCATGTCTCCTCCTCCAGCCAAAAAGCTGGCCCTCTCTGCCAAGAAG GCCAGCACCCTGCGGAGGGCAACCGGCAATGACCTCCGTCCACCTGCCCTCTCTCCATCCTCCGACCTCACCTACCCCCGGAAACCCACTCACCCCGTCGCCGCCACCACCCGGCCTGTCAGTGCAATGCG GGCTGTCTCACCTGCTCCCAGACCCTCCAGCCATCTGAAGCCCCCTTTCGACCCCCGTCCCCCATCACTGTCCAGCAGCCCCCAACCTCTTGGGACATCAGACCCACAGAGCTGCTCGCCCGCCTCTGCACCCCTGCCTCAGGTCAATGGGGCCTTCCGGGCCCCCCCATACCAGCTGCCAGAGGCCAGCAAGCCCCCCCAGAGCCTTggtaagaagaggaagaagactcACGTGGAAGGGGGCTGTGTCTCGGAGACCTGCATGGCCGTGGTGGCCCTGCccgggaagaggaggaagaggaagaggaagcacACAGGGGACGTGGATGCCACCCCACCGCAGGACGAGCGGACACCGGGGCCGCCCTGGAGCCCCGAACGCAGGAAAGAGGGCCGGGTGGAGCCATTGGTGGACAGAACGGAGAAAGAGGGCAGACACCAGCCAGGGAGCAGCCAGCGCCTGGAGAACGGCTGGCCCGTGGGATGCATGACCAACGGGCCCTACAtgagcagcaggaagaggaggagaaagggactggAGAGCTGTGACGGAGGAGACTGCCTCCCCGGGGACCCATTTTGGCACGG GAGCAGTGCACCCTCGGACGTTGTCCAGCCAGAGACCGTTGCAACATCactgaggagaaagaaaaagaaaaaaaagaaacaagagccACAACAAGAAGTAGAAGAGAAGGAGCCTGAGGGCCAGAGGGGCCCCGCTGTTCCTGGGAGCACGCCCCTGCCAGCTGTGAATGGCCAGGCTCCCGGGGGCCCCACAG GGCTGGGACCGGCTCCACTTGCATcctgggacagagagagagaatctgatGTGGTCCAAGAATTGCTAAAATATTCATCTGATAAAGCTTATGGGAGAAGAG TTTTGACGTGGGACGGCGAGGTGTCGGCCGTCAGTCAGGACGCCATCCAGGACAGCACGCTGGCCCGCACAGCCACGGTCATTGACGACTGGGACAAAGAGTTCGACCGAGGGAAG gagaagaaagtgaaaaagttcaagagagagaagaagagaaacttCAACGCCTTCCAGAAACTTCAGAGTAGACGGAATTTTTGGTCTGTGACTCATCCAGCTAAGGCTTCCAGTCTGAGCTATCGCCGCTGA